One window of the Leishmania panamensis strain MHOM/PA/94/PSC-1 chromosome 12 sequence genome contains the following:
- a CDS encoding hypothetical protein (TriTrypDB/GeneDB-style sysID: LpmP.12.0570) — translation MPLKRNEIANSVETGRSAAAVKRRREGQRREFSSSALHSTFEAHVTAAQNAFLRGDSQAAEQEAVQALRIRPTAHLFALLAVIAESKGKFDQASDFRLLQAFLARDIVLWEELLHDFMTQQLYYKSVVCLQRMSALEKNQERHRALQLQLADLLIGLGEIRRALNVLVPLWNSSRCCDFEVFAILSSLYFQLGKWASLQRLIESSIKHAFQLLPAADATGAIATPGEAVGHGAEATVQVRSSTPGAEQQPSSPLPDSSISGRQAVRRVRFFGVDVSEGGAAAPVTTDLTTSATPMSSSPAEATLDEFSFDDVISPASPFSDLASLHRPRNVAGSTGVDQGGVVHQLYGERIELRTQQDQKNFLTLVNVHAELLSEQGSFSDTVQLLHMAAGCLDVDLMELPPDLLVRLGVAYAFLGGVYEQPCRDVFQHLVEHCSMEDYGDVLLDAAMSLQKVSMHAEAAQLYVTLAHYHQFVYDRVRRQVGVAEAELALMQDTAPWNKVQAATDALKALKAEEADLRTVLAAALQGQAQSAYARELYEEAKEYAERVLQLESTHLQARLLLGRYYFYQRKDTTAAVEVLTPSKDEPALQRIQLGVFLVHVFQHAKRYVEAIALGVSIFELLLSSEEDGDTQSVAPGTSSRRSGASLYLPTVTRASSAIIPASSLAGMVGGSASAGGSNVAARTSFSLAASIKASTSVARQQLSRRGLESLTTTAYGASAAASLAAGWDRRKEEGQLKDTSTIFRFNRRRRRPTVGRGLANGDILTDEVPEGPAGDAAVQGESGATRLKAAEERRAAVISMEPGAFWPAEEEGEGGRAEDDQPASSRVKAEADKSSATQSIREEAVDDGGEDRSGAEALHSPVKREGGGDRVGDTAIVATAVVKASSGIEGKGERQKTKRESSGGAVVGRFNNTIMGERDRDLEELEGFLTAAEAIANTEGGLAEFSGNAREEVPASERDEQHDETVDTLPESYELPSLEEVSKQFHDPTMAQLFLDASSFTPGGGVRGGEGQESTPDPWADLEANHNANVVARFPPGTGLEDRVTLREAVAVLGKAGFISLAVAIVECYSAVGQFTEAREFAFVSLTHFAQKRRLRQMGNGLERPLRLAVLRAALAAGESEDAYRVGLRLLQQDTAEDKRHEVVELMHSVLNRCYDRSSILYRAVADGYNDPALLVLLANRYHQTRSYTRVLNLYLMALRERPADILLNFMVGLSYLFCSHRKRTRSREACVSAAIYYLTQYQQLRLALEPTVGIGEVLYNIARTLQFLKLYYLCVPLYERVAYDLCQPEECTIALQRAARVNLYFVYRWASGNRTLALSALQPRGGSNGMAVVSSRPPSPFTLKTDGEVLNVQGQRTP, via the coding sequence ATGCCACTGAAGCGGAATGAAATTGCGAATAGTGTCGAGACAGGGCGGAGCGCGGCGGCTGTGAAGCGTCGGCGCGAGGGGCAGCGCAGGGAGTTCTCTTCGAGTGCGCTGCACTCGACCTTTGAGGCACACGTAACAGCTGCACAGAATGCCTTTCTGCGTGGTGACTCGCAAGCAGCTGAACAGGAGGCAGTGCAAGCGCTCCGCATCCGGCCCACCGCGCACCTCTTTGCCTTGTTGGCTGTGATTGCAGAGTCGAAAGGTAAGTTTGACCAGGCCAGCGACTTCCGGCTCCTTCAGGCCTTCTTGGCGCGCGACATCGTCCTATGGGAGGAATTGCTACACGATTTCATGACACAGCAGCTCTACTACAAGTCTGTGGTTTGCCTACAGCGTATGTCGGCACTTGAGAAGAACCAGGAGCGACaccgtgcgctgcagctgcagttaGCAGACCTACTCATCGGTTTGGGTGAGATTCGAAGAGCATTGAATGTGCTGGTACCGTTGTGGAACAGCAGTCGGTGCTGCGACTTTGAGGTGTTCGCCATCCTCTCGTCTTTGTACTTCCAACTTGGCAAGTGGGCGTCACTGCAGCGGCTGATCGAGAGCAGCATCAAACACGCCTTTCAACTACTGCCGGCGGCTGATGCAACTGGAGCAATAGCAACGCCCGGTGAGGCGGTGGGACACGGAGCGGAGGCAACTGTTCAAGTGAGGTCTTCCACTCCAGGTGCGGAGCAACAGCCGTCCTCACCCCTGCCGGACTCGTCGATCTCAGGACGACAAGCTGTGAGGCGCGTGCGCTTCTTTGGCGTGGACGTCAGCGagggtggcgcagcagcccccgTCACAACGGACCTCACGACCTCAGCGACGCCAATGTCGTCGTCTCCTGCCGAGGCCACATTAGATGAATTCAGCTTTGACGATGTCATTTCCCCTGCCTCCCCGTTCTCAGATCTAGCGTCGCTTCATCGCCCTAGGAATGTAGCTGGCAGCACGGGTGTGGACCAAGGCGGCGTAGTCCACCAACTGTACGGAGAGCGGATAGAGCTTCGAACCCAACAGGACCAGAAGAACTTTCTCACGCTAGTTAACGTCCATGCCGAGCTGCTGAGCGAGCAGGGCAGCTTCTCTGACACCGTGCAACTGCTTCATATGGCGGCTGGCTGCCTCGATGTCGACCTAATGGAGCTTCCGCCGGACCTCCTCGTGCGGCTTGGGGTGGCATACGCGTTCCTTGGCGGCGTCTACGAGCAACCATGTCGCGACGTTTTTCAGCACTTGGTGGAGCACTGCTCAATGGAGGACTATGGCGATGTCTTGCTGGATGCTGCCATGTCACTGCAGAAGGTGAGTATGCATGCGGAGGCGGCACAGCTGTACGTGACGCTAGCTCACTACCATCAGTTTGTCTATGACCGCGTTCGCAGGCAGGTGGgtgtggcggaggcggagctggcgtTGATGCAGGACACAGCTCCATGGAATAAGGTGCAGGCGGCCACAGACGCATTAAAGGCGctcaaggcggaggaggcagaccTCAGAACAGTGCTAGCCGCGGCCCTTCAAGGGCAGGCTCAAAGCGCGTACGCGAGGGAGCTGTACGAGGAAGCAAAGGAGTACGCCGAGCGCGTACTACAGCTGGAGTCCACGCATCTGCAGGCAAGGCTCCTGCTCGGTCGCTACTACTTCTATCAGCGCAAGGACACAACCGCCGCTGTAGAGGTGTTGACACCGTCGAAGGACGAGCCGGCGCTCCAGCGCATTCAGCTTGGCGTGTTTCTCGTTCACGTGTTTCAACATGCAAAGCGCTATGTCGAGGCGATCGCCCTCGGCGTTTCAATTTTTGAGCTTCTGCTGtccagcgaggaggacggtgACACCCAATCTGTCGCGCCTGGCACGTCATCGCGCCGCAGTGGGGCCTCTCTTTACCTCCCAACAGTGACGCGTGCGAGTTCAGCCATCATACCTGCATCGAGTCTGGCCGGAATGGTGGGTGGGAGTGCCTCGGCTGGTGGCAGCAACGTCGCCGCACGTACCTCCTTCTCGCTAGCCGCGTCCATCAAAGCTTCGACCTCCGTCGCACGGCAGCAGTTGTCTCGCCGCGGTCTGGAGTCTCTAACGACAACCGCCTACggtgcctctgcagcggcgtcactCGCCGCCGGTTGGGATCGacggaaggaggaggggcagcTCAAGGACACCTCGACGATTTTCCGTTTCaatcggcggcgccgccgccccacagtggggagggggttaGCGAACGGGGACATCTTGACTGATGAAGTGCCTGAAGGACCTGCCGGagatgctgctgtgcagggTGAGTCAGGCGCGACTCGGCTCAAGGCGGCCGAGGAGCGGCGCGCGGCTGTCATCAGCATGGAACCAGGCGCCTTCTGGCCtgccgaagaggagggcgagggtgGTAGGGCTGAGGATGACCAGCCGGCGTCGAGCAGGGtcaaggcagaggcagacaaGAGCAGTGCGACGCAATCCATCAGGGAGGAGGCTGTCGATGACGGTGGGGAGGACCGAAGCGGAGCTGAAGCTCTTCACTCCCCAGTAAAGCgtgaggggggtggtgatAGAGTTGGCGACACAGCTATTGTGgcaacggcggtggtgaaggCATCATCAGGCAttgaagggaagggagagaggcagaagacaaaaagggaaagcagcggcggcgccgtcgtgggCCGGTTCAACAACACTATAATGGGGGAGCGAGACAGGGACCTGGAGGAGTTAGAGGGGTTTCTGACAGCGGCTGAGGCAATTGCAAACACTGAAGGAGGGCTGGCTGAGTTCTCTGGAaacgcgagagaggaggtccCAGCCTCGGAGAGGGATGAGCAGCACGACGAAACAGTGGACACATTGCCGGAATCATATGAGCTTCcctcgctggaggaggtTAGCAAGCAGTTTCACGACCCAACTATGGCACAGCTTTTTCTCGACGCCTCCAGCTTCACCCCTGGAGGCGGGGTgcggggcggggaggggcaaGAAAGTACCCCGGATCCATGGGCTGACTTGGAGGCGAACCACAACGCCAACGTGGTTGCCAGGTTTCCGCCTGGTACCGGGTTGGAGGACAGGGTGACGCTTCGTGAGGCCGTGGCGGTGCTAGGAAAGGCCGGTTTCATTTCACTCGCCGTGGCCATTGTGGAGTGCTACAGTGCAGTGGGCCAGTTCACGGAGGCGCGAGAGTTCGCGTTtgtctcactcactcactttGCGCAGAAGCGCCGGTTGCGGCAGATGGGAAATGGGCTCGAGAGGCCGCTGCGCCTGGCGGTACTGCGAGCCGCACTTGCGGCGGGTGAGAGCGAGGATGCTTACCGTGTAGGACTTCGACTCCTGCAGCAGGACACCGCCGAGGACAAGCGCCATGAAGTGGTGGAGCTGATGCACAGCGTGCTGAACCGCTGCTACGATCGCAGCTCCATCCTATACCGCGCTGTCGCAGACGGCTACAATGACCCTGCGCTACTTGTGCTGCTGGCCAATCGGTACCACCAAACGCGCAGCTACACACGTGTGCTGAATCTGTACCTGATGGCGCTACGGGAGAGACCGGCCGATATTCTGCTGAACTTTATGGTGGGTCTCTCCTATCTGTTCTGCAGCCACCGAAAGCGAACTCGGTCTCGTGAGGCGTGCGTGTCAGCGGCCATCTACTACCTGACTCAATATCAGCAGCTTCGCCTGGCTCTGGAGCCGACTGTCGGGATCGGGGAGGTACTCTACAACATTGCCCGCACTTTACAGTTTCTGAAGTTGTACTACTTGTGCGTTCCCTTGTATGAGCGAGTTGCGTACGACTTGTGCCAGCCTGAGGAGTGCACCATCGCTCTGCAGCGCGCTGCGCGCGTGAACCTCTATTTTGTGTATCGCTGGGCCTCGGGAAATCGAACGCTGGCACTGTCAGCCCTCCAGCCTCGCGGTGGATCCAATGGCATGGCGGTGGTATCATCACGTCCGCCTAGCCCTTTCACTCTCAAGACGGACGGCGAAGTTCTTAACGTACAGGGACAGCGTACACCTTGA
- a CDS encoding peroxiredoxin-like protein (TriTrypDB/GeneDB-style sysID: LpmP.12.0550): protein MQRTAARRFFGSFTKGFSKGFSGGASGASGGLGSSTGNGGFSIFGQKGGSSGGNGGSIFDGFGGGGGGSGFPLGGPLGGFLDRALEWCSESHARDIASEMGVDLREIRFEKTPEGGMNVMVDAPKATPLQIEQLGKRVQEECPVARFRKTQVSSPKQEMKWVQLPPQYDR from the coding sequence ATGCAGCGCACGGCGGCTCGCCGCTTCTTTGGCAGCTTCACCAAGGGCTTCTCCAAAGGGTTTTCGGGGGGCGCTAGCGGTGCATCTGGTGggctgggcagcagcactggtaACGGTGGGTTCAGCATTTTTGGCCAAAAGGGCGGAAGCTCTGGTGGgaacggcggcagcatctTTGATGGgttcggcggtggtggtggtggcagcggttTTCCACTCGGTGGGCCGCTCGGCGGATTCTTGGACAGGGCACTCGAGTGGTGCAGCGAGTCCCACGCGCGAGACATTGCAAGCGAGATGGGCGTGGATCTGCGCGAAATCCGCTTTGAAAAGACTCCCGAAGGTGGAATGAACGTCATGGTGGATGCTCCCAAGGCGACACCACTGCAGATTGAGCAACTCGGCAAACGTGTGCAGGAGGAGTGTCCGGTGGCGCGCTTCCGCAAAACCCAAGTCAGCTCACCGAAACAGGAAATGAAGTGGGTGCAGTTGCCACCCCAGTACGATCGAtga
- a CDS encoding hypothetical protein (TriTrypDB/GeneDB-style sysID: LpmP.12.0560), which produces MHSEQSICEFVHMQRELRRCYATMESYEVVVAQLRDDCALARAQLCRSRQEYAQPKKEVEAQVQAEATEQTNGLPLALQRLEANDASHENISAGPVHDAKDAAEEYLRGTWKTTVDELGRALREEQSAHAESLARLKEALTSKARWKSRAVELFKWREQVCREVYTSSAPLSSSFGAGTGAIRTSGAPPGVSPIRNCASDSQAKPSTGHSASNASSPFQLPHHSPSPHKLLQCVSFPSEARKLRSSMASEVSTTSAAPPDEGGPGDHVAHESEKDSNSTPGVDMSCQSDSTTGSILSASASLAGRITKALGSGVVVVWPPLTEEQARGTGKSAELSRTQSSTTADAMEARPSELCDDAGEQGLQPSLPINPISSSALPSSAGCCTMSTVESNVQEGCRASATGAEKAMVAAAPLRAVPDLFAFPSPPACGGVGCAIHRSLPRSDPLPTSCDVSATMAPVSAERKCKELLRALLDKEHQLSLIAEERTKYKRLYEATRS; this is translated from the coding sequence ATGCACAGCGAGCAATCTATCTGTGAGTTTGTccacatgcagagagagctgcgccgctgctacgcCACGATGGAAAGCTACGAAGTCGTagttgcgcagctccgtgATGACTGCGCTTTAGCCAGAGCACAGCTTTGTCGATCTCGGCAGGAGTACGCGCAGCCCAAGAAGGAAGTGGAGGCGCAAGTGCAGGCGGAGGCCACCGAGCAGACGAATGGGCTACCTTTGGCGCTACAACGATTGGAGGCGAATGATGCATCGCATGAGAATATTTCTGCGGGGCCAGTCCACGACGCAAAGGACGCTGCAGAAGAATATCTTAGAGGGACGTGGAAGACCACAGTAGATGAGCTGGGTCGAGCTTTGCGGGAGGAGCAGTCGGCTCATGCTGAGAGTCTCGCGCGGCTCAAGGAGGCGTTGACGTCGAAAGCTCGATGGAAATCGCGCGCCGTCGAATTGTTCAAGTGGAGAGAGCAGGTGTGTCGAGAGGTGTACACGTCCTCagcacccctctcctcctcgtttgGTGCAGGTACAGGCGCTATCCGCACATCTGGGGCACCACCAGGCGTATCCCCGATCAGAAACTGCGCAAGCGACTCCCAGGCTAAGCCTAGCACAGGACACTCGGCCTCTAATGCGTCATCGCCGTTCCAACTGCCTCATCACTCCCCGTCGCCCCACAAATTACTTCAGTGTGTCTCTTTTCCGTCTGAGGCCAGAAAGCTGCGCAGCTCTATGGCGTCAGAGGTCAGCACTACttcggcagcaccgcccgACGAGGGGGGCCCCGGTGATCATGTGGCGcacgagagcgagaaggacaGCAACAGTACGCCTGGCGTGGATATGAGTTGCCAAAGCGACTCGACGACGGGGAGCATTTTATCTGCAAGCGCCAGCCTAGCTGGGCGCATTACGAAGGCGTTGGGAAGTGGTGTCGTTGTGGTGTGGCCGCCCCTCACGGAGGAGCAAGCGAGGGGCACTGGGAAATCTGCCGAGTTGTCTCGAACGCAGTCATCGACAACAGCCGACGCTATGGAGGCCAGACCCTCGGAACTTTGTGATGACGCTGGAGAACAGGGGCTGCAGCCTTCGCTCCCAATCAACCCAATCTCCTCTAGCGCGCTACCGAGTAGTGCAGGCTGCTGCACCATGAGTACTGTAGAAAGTAATGTGCAGGAGGGTTGTCGAGCATCAGCCACAGGTGCTGAGAAGGCCATGgtggccgctgcgccgctgcgagccGTCCCGGATCTGTTTGCCTTTCCAAGCCCGCCGGCAtgtggtggtgtggggtGTGCTATTCATCGCTCTTTGCCAAGGTCAGATCCACTGCCTACTTCGTGCGATGTTTCTGCCACGATGGCGCCTGTCTCTGCGGAGCGGAAGTGCAAAGAGCTTCTTCGCGCTTTGCTCGACAAGGAGCATCAGCTTTCGCTGATTGCAGAAGAGCGAACCAAGTACAAAAGGCTCTACGAAGCTACGCGAAGTTGA